TTGTAATAAAATGGTTAGAGTGTGTGGATCTGAATGGCTTCCTAAACCTAAACATTTCTCTGGCAGCGGGCATTTTGGATATCTGTTCACTCTTATCATTGttgcttctttctcttctttgaaaTTTCTGCTGAAGAAATCACTTGGTAGTCCCAATCCATCAGCTAACATCTCAAAAATGAGCATACCCAACTTGTCCAATTCGTCCATGTAAGCCAACATCGCATCACTGCACATACTCACAATAATGTTTCACTATGATTATTTAAATGTCATGCACAGGTAAGATTCACatagagaaaatccaagaacCGATAATATTTCCAAATATCGCATAAATAGGGTGCTTACCTGAATTTGAGATGATATTGATCACCATAGACCTTTGTTGCAAAGCCAACTACTTGTTGGGGTGATTGAAGTAATTGAATAATTTCAGCCCAAGGTAAATTCTTCCCATAATCCGGATTAGTAGCACTATAACCTAATGGTAGACAATTTAATCTACCACCCTTCATTTTCTTCTCCATCGGAAGATCGAACAAATCACTACACATATTTTTCATGTTCTGTATAATCTCAAGCTTAATACCATGACCAATTAACTTAAAAAATCCCCATTTTTCACAAGCAACAACCATGTCATTGCACGTTTGTCGATAAGCGTCGTCTTTCTTCCCCTTGATAACTTTACTTAGACTTATCATGGGTAT
This is a stretch of genomic DNA from Papaver somniferum cultivar HN1 chromosome 1, ASM357369v1, whole genome shotgun sequence. It encodes these proteins:
- the LOC113274435 gene encoding 1-aminocyclopropane-1-carboxylate oxidase 5-like, producing MDLIDQVEWQQVESLSSTDSKFSVKDFVWSQEEWPKIDHSDFESGDNIPMISLSKVIKGKKDDAYRQTCNDMVVACEKWGFFKLIGHGIKLEIIQNMKNMCSDLFDLPMEKKMKGGRLNCLPLGYSATNPDYGKNLPWAEIIQLLQSPQQVVGFATKVYGDQYHLKFSDAMLAYMDELDKLGMLIFEMLADGLGLPSDFFSRNFKEEKEATMIRVNRYPKCPLPEKCLGLGSHSDPHTLTILLQDDEVGGLQVLRPADNQWVGIRPIQNSFVINIGDTLEAWTNGRLKSVVHRAVVNKEMSRLSAAYFLSPSSQVMIESPPQLIQPISSNAKMYKPFTWGDFRKELLSQKRVSGKTALHRYLISP